Proteins found in one Parasteatoda tepidariorum isolate YZ-2023 chromosome 7, CAS_Ptep_4.0, whole genome shotgun sequence genomic segment:
- the LOC122269040 gene encoding zinc finger MYM-type protein 1-like translates to MSVSTIKQFSRILSTLKLKCDTSVEENVSSVTESDECESGPQSVTSHPYDIGLFSEDNTCEDKKLDILKNVWEPNPAFVFPEKGKRKLKFQYKWLYRWKWLAYSEVKGGAFCKFCVLFAPSGAGSGKQPLGQLCNVKFDNWKNAVERFSEHEKCLYHKKSIETAGTLNDILFGKMKPVDEQVDSAASRRKLENRKNITPIIETILFCGNQGLALRGHKDSGIIAEQPGEENDGNFRALLRFRSKNDSTLKNILESSRKNAQYTSPRFQNEVIEVCNILILQKLVSKINDATCFSILADETTDIAGIEQLSLCVRYVDKENFNITEQFLQFIPVHDLTGKAIATTILDQLQSMKVDIKKLRGQGYDGAASMSGKINGVQAHVRSIVPSALYVHCSAHSLNLAVSNACEITGIRNCLGTIKTLYDFLNTPKRQYVLSSAIEEMETSSKREKIKQLCATRWMERYDSVTAVVELFEPIAETLQKISEWKDKESATQANSLLCTVSNCQFVISLLCIYKVFTITIHLCRYLQKTSIDLIEAVSLAEDVIKDLKLMRENATETFSEIFSSSSLMLTSIGSSTSMQIPRITGRQKNRDNFPSSTPETYFRVSVFIPFIENFITQLNLRFVSHRDILKGFQCLLPADPFICQPSNIKAFEALVEFYAGDLDTCKESLKSELKLWYKRLKRISEDGGSVPKTAADALGMCNKDITPNIFKLLEILVVLPVSTSANERSFSTLRRLKTYLRNSTGNNRMNGLALLSIHRKFTPAVEDILNELAKKPRRLDITV, encoded by the exons ATGTCAGTGAGTACCATAAAACAGTTTTCTCGTATtttatcaactttaaaattg aaatgtgatacttccgttgaagaaaacgtttctagcgtAACagaatctgatgaatgtgaaagcggccctcaaagtgttacttcccacccatatgacattggacttttttcagaagataataCATGCGAGGATAAAAAACTggatatacttaaaaatgtttgggAACCCAATCCAGCATTTGTTTTTcctgaaaaaggaaaaagaaaattgaaatttcagtaCAAATGGCTTTATCGCTGGAAATGGCTTGCATATTCAGAGGTTAAGGGTGGtgctttttgcaaattttgtgtACTTTTCGCCCCAAGTGGTGCCGGTTCTGGAAAGCAACCTTTAGGCCAACTGTGCAATGTAAAATTTGACAACTGGAAAAATGCTGTAGAGCGATTTTCTGAACACGAGAAATGTCTTTATCACAAAAAATCGATCGAAACTGCTGGGAcattaaacgatattttatttggaaagatGAAACCTGTGGATGAACAAGTTGACAGTGCAGCAAGcagaagaaaattagaaaatagaaaaaacattaCTCCAATCATTGAAACCATCCTATTTTGTGGAAATCAAGGTCTCGCTCTAAGAGGACATAAGGATTCGGGAATAATTGCTGAACAACCAGGTGAAGAGAACGACGGAAATTTTCGGGCATTGCTTCGTTTCCGGAGTAAGAACGATTCGACTCTTAAGAACATTTTAGAGTCAAGCAGAAAAAATGCTCAGTATACCAGCCCTCGATTTCAGAACGAAGTTATTGaggtttgcaatattttaatcctGCAAAAACTAGTCAGCAAGATTAATGATGCAACTTGCTTTTCCATTCTTGCAGATGAAACAACTGATATTGCAGGTATAGAGCAATTATCGTTATGCGTTCGATATGtcgataaagaaaattttaacatcacCGAACAGTTTTTGCAATTCATTCCGGTGCATGACTTAACCGGAAAAGCAATAGCAACAACAATATTAGACCAATTACAGTCTATGAAAGTTGATATAAAAAAGTTACGTGGACAGGGGTACGATGGTGCTGCATCAATGAGTGGAAAAATTAATGGTGTACAAGCCCACGTAAGAAGTATTGTCCCATCAGCACTCTATGTACATTGCTCTGCTCATAGCCTCAATTTGGCTGTATCAAATGCATGCGAAATAACTGGCATTAGAAATTGCTTAGGgacaattaaaacattatacgACTTTTTAAATACGCCAAAAAGACAGTATGTCCTATCTTCAGCAATAGAGGAGATGGAAACCAGCTCTAAGAGGGAGAAAATTAAACAGCTATGTGCAACCCGTTGGATGGAAAGATACGACTCAGTAACCGCTGTGGTGGAACTTTTCGAGCCTATCGCCGAAacactacaaaaaatatcagaatggaAGGATAAGGAATCAGCTACCCAGGCTAATTCTTTACTGTGCACAGTATCTAATTGCCAGTTCGTAATATCTCTTTTGTGCATTTACAAAGTTTTCACCATAACAATCCATCTCTGTAGATACCTACAAAAAACAAGCATAGATTTGATAGAGGCAGTGAGTCTTGCAGAAGATGTCATTAAAGATCTAAAATTAATGCGTGAAAATGCCACTGAAACATTCTCTGAAATATTCAGCTCTTCTTCTCTTATGCTAACAAGCATTGGATCTTCCACTTCCATGCAAATCCCTAGAATAACAGGAAGACAGAAAAATCGCGATAATTTTCCCTCATCGACACCGGAAACATATTTCAGAGTTAgtgtttttattccatttatagaaaattttataacacaattaaacttaagatttGTATCGCATCGTGATATTTTGAAAGGATTTCAGTGTCTTCTACCTGCCGATCCTTTCATTTGCCAACCTTCAAACATAAAGGCTTTTGAAGCATTAGTGGAATTTTACGCTGGAGATTTGGATACCTGTAAAGAAAGCCTTAAGTCTGAACTAAAACTCTggtataaaagattaaaaaggatTAGTGAAGACGGAGGTAGTGTTCCAAAAACTGCGGCGGATGCTCTTGGAATGTGCAATAAAGATATAACaccaaacattttcaaactcCTAGAAATATTGGTCGTTCTACCTGTTTCAACGAGTGCAAACGAAAGATCCTTTTCGACTTTGCGCCGTTTGAAGACTTATTTACGCAACTCAACGGGAAATAATAGAATGAATGGATTGGCGCTCTTAAGCATTCATAGAAAATTTACCCCAGCTGTCGAAGACATTTTAAACGAACTTGCAAAAAAACCCCGTCGTTTGGATATTAcagtataa